DNA sequence from the bacterium genome:
GTTGCCGCTGCTCCGGTGCGTGCGCTGCGGAGCTCGCGACCTGGTGCGCCGAAAGGACGAGTTGGAGTGCCCGGGTTGTGGGGCAGAGTTTCAGGTAGACGAGGACGTCGCCAATTTTCTGGATCGGCCTCATCCGATTGTCCAGCACGAAATCGAGGCCGTCGCTGCCCTGGACAGCCGGGAGCCGGCGACGCGACGGAGAATCCGAGAGCTGCTCGTGGCATTGGACCAAGGCCGGGTGGACGGGAGCGATCACCGTTTGACCGAGTTCCCGAGCTTTCGGGAGTTCTTTACGACGCGCCGACGCGCTCAAGAGATGCTCGAGCGATATCCGCCGAGACCCGAATGCCTGGTGGTGGAGTTGGGTGCCGATCACTGTCTGCTGAGCGGGGCATTCCTCGACGCCGGGTGCCGCGTGATCGCGGTCGACATCACCGACCATCTGCGCCTCGCGCCGCGGGCGGCCAGCGAGGATCTGTGCCGGATCCGGGCCGACATGAACCGGTTGCCGGTCGCCGACGGCTCCGCCGATCTGGTCTGGGCCACGGCCTGCGTGCACCACTCCTGGAGCCTGGAAAGGACTTTTCGCGAGGCTCGCCGGGTGCTCGCACCTGGCGGCCGGCTGGTTCTGCTGAACGAGCCCATGCCGGCCTGGCCGAGATTTCTGACATTCGGCCTGGGGCGCGGCTTCGGCCGCGAGCAGAAGGATCTGGGCATCAACGAGAACCTGCATAGACGCGGCGCCTGGTCGCGAACCGCCAGGAAGGCCGGCTTCGAGCCGCAGCTCTTGTTCCCGGCGCTGAGTGATCGGGAGCTCCGGGCGAGACTCGGCAGGTACCGAATCCCGGCCGGATGGGCGCCACTGCTGAGCCGCTTGGCTCGTCCGCTCCAGGTCTCGATTCACATGGTGGCGGAGCTGCCACCGCCCGCGAGATCGGGCTCTCCGCAGTAGTCGAGGATCTCGGCGCGGACGGCGTCGCGCAGCTTGGCGGCCGCGGCCATGTCGGATCCTTGCGCGCGAATCGGCGGCCGGATCGTCAACGAGATCTGACCCTTGCGCGGGAACCACTTGTTTCCACGCAAGACCGAGCGGGTTCCGCGGATGGCGACCGGGACAACCGGCACGCCGCTCTCGGCCGCCAGCATGAAGGCGCCGAGCCGAAACGGCCGCAGACCGGGGGCGCGGTCGAAGGTGCCCTCTGGAAACAGGAGCAGAGATTGGCCCTGCCTCAAGGTCTCGGCGGCGCGTCGTATGTCCTGGACCCCCTTGCTGGGATCGAATCGCTCGACGAAGAGGGTGCCGAGGCGCTCGAGCAGCAGTCGGGCGAGAAAACTGTCCTTGAGCTCGCGCTTGGCCAGAAAAGAGCCCTGGGTGGGCAGGGTGGCGGTCAGCGCGAAGCCGTCGAGATAGCTCGCGTGGTTGGCGACGACAATCCAGGGGCCGTCGCCCTCGAGATGCTCGACACCGGCGACCTGGATCGGAGTCGACGTCAGGCGGGCGATCTGGCGCGCCGCGCCACCGGCCAGGCGACGCCGGCGAGCCAGCTTGGGGAGCAGGATGAGGGAAGCCGCGACCGGCACCGCGGCAAGGCCGACGACGGCCCAGAACCTCCCCGCGTGCGCCAACTCCCTGGCGGCGCGGCCGGTGCGGACGATTTGGGGGCGTGCGCCGGACGCGGCGAGCCGTGCGACCTGGAGCCAAGCGGGCCCGCGTCGCTCGAGCTTGCCGCCTTCGTAGAGCTCGCGCCCGGCCGCCCGCCTCAGTTTACCGCTCGAGGTCTTGGGCACGGCTCGAGGTGGCACCAGCGATACGTCGTCGGCGGGCGTGCCCACGAGGTCGACTGCCGCCTGCTGGATCCGTTCGCGCAGCTCCTGCCGGACGGTCTCGTCCGTCTCTCGGGTCTCGGCCAGGACAACTAGCCGTTCGGTGCCGGTCTTAGGATCCTTCGATCCGAAGACCGCCACGCATCCCTTGCGAACACCCGGCAGATTCCCGACGACCTCTTCCAGTTCCTGGGGATAGATATTGCGCCCCGCACGGATGATGAGGTCCTTGGCGCGTCCGGTGACGAACAACTCGCCGGCGGCGATGTAGCCCAGGTCGCCCGAGTCGAGCCAGTCGCCGTCAAAGAGCTTCCTAGTCGCTTCCGGGTTGCGAAAGTAGCCGCTGGTCGCCGACGGCCCTCGAAACTGGATCTTGCCCTCGTGGCGTTCTCCGACCTCCGCGCCGGTCGAGTCGACGATGCGGATCTCGTGGTCGATCAGGGTGAAGCCGGCGCCAACGAAGCTGAGGGCATCGGCATCGTCGTAATCTTCCCCACCGTCGTGGGACACTGGCTCGGCGCGTCCGGCGACGGCGAGCTGCTCACGGTCCACTCTGTCCACCACCGGTCCGCGACCGATGGGGGGGAACGCCAGGGCGAGAGAGCACTCCGCCAGTCCGTAGACCGGCATCATCGTTCCCGGCCGGTAGCCGTAGGGAGCGAAGCGCTCGGTGAACTCCTCGATGGTTCTTGGACTCACCGGCTCGGCGCCGTTGAGTGATCCTCTCCAAGAGGAAAGATCGAGCCCTTGGATCTCGTCATCCTCGATTTTCTTTAGGCAGAGCTCGTAGGCGAAGTTCGGAGCCGCGGAGAGCGTCGCTCGGTAGCGATGGACCGCCTGAAGCCAGCGCGCGGGCCGGGCCAGAAAGGCAAGCGGCGACATCAGCGTCAACGGCATCGCGAAATAGAGGCTGCCCATCCATGCACCAATCAAGCCCATGTCGTGGTAGAGGGGCAGCCAGCTGACCACCCGGTCGTTCGGGGTCAGCTCCGCCGCACGACCTATCGAGCGCAGGTTGGCCAAGAGATTGGCGTGGGTGAGAATCACGCCCTTTGGGTCGGCCGTCGAGCCCGAGGTGAACTGGAGAAACGCGATGTCGTTGGCACGGACCACGGGCAAGCTCGCCGTCGGTCCGTCGACGGTGAGCTCGGCTGGAGTCATGACTCGCGTCAAGCTGCCGACATGGGCTCGCACCAGGCGAGCGAGCGGCATGACTTCGGCAACCGTGATCAGGAAGCGGGCTTGGGCCGTATTCAGGATGCCGGCCTGTCGGCGCAGATGGTCCTCGATCTGGCTGAGGCGCGCCGGCGGGTAGAGCGGCACCGGGACGCCGCCGGCCATGAGAATTCCGAAAAAGGAGGCAAAGTAGTCGAGGCCGGAGGGCAACATCAAGCCGACGGTCTGCTCGCTTTCGAGCCCAAGCTCGCGAAGCGCGCGGGCGACTCCCTTACCTCGTTCGAAGAGAGCTCCGTAGGTCAGGTCTTCGATCTGATCCCTTTCCGCCAGAAAGGCGACGTGGCTGCGCTCGGGATGGCGATTCGCGTGCCACCCCAGAACCTCGACCAGAGTCTCGGCGCGCTCGGGAGCGGGCTCGGCGTCGCCGAGAACGGCGGTGACCGTGTCCACCGACCGAGCGGCTGCCGAGCTGGGACGCCCGGTCGCCACCGCAGCGACCGCCGCCCGCAAGAGGTCACGGGGCGTCTCCGCGGTCGCCATCACGCGCTCGGACAGGGCGAGGTCGAAGGCCCTCTCGATCTGTCCGACGAGCTCAACTCGGCCCAGGCTGTCGATGGCGAGATCCCGCTCGAGCGAGCTGTCCAGGGTCACGCGCCTCCGGCGCGAGCCCGGGTGGAGCTCGTCGGCGACCTGCACGACCACCTGCAACAGAGCGTCGGCGTCGACCGCGGGGCCGGCGGGTGCCGCCTCGCCGTTTCCGCCCCTCTTGGGATCGCGCGTCTCGGCCACGGACTCAGAATACCCGACTGGACCTCACCGGGAACCGTCGGGCCGGAAGAAGCCCCAGGTCTCGATCTCGCCCGCGAGCTCGTGTCCGACGATCTCGTAGCCGAAGCGCTCGTAGAGCCCGACGTTACTCGGAGTCTCGGTGGTCAAGCTCACTCCCAGGGAGTCAGGGTCGGAGAAGGACATGTCGTGGAGGGCTTCCAGCAGACGCCGTCCGTGCCCCTTTGCCGCCTGATCGCGGCGAACGCCGATCATGCCCAGATGGAAGTGAGGCTCCGGCCACTGGAACTTGGCGGTCGCGTTGCCATGTTCTTCGTAGCGGCCGCGAGCGTCTGCGCCGAGGTCCGCCCAGAGCGAGCGCCGCTGCTCATCCAGTGCCTCGGGCGACCTGCTCGCTACGGGGCGGTTGATGTTGGCCACCGCGAGAACCTCTTCGGCGTCCGTCAGGGCCCAGACGAGGTCTCGGTGGATGAACCGAGCCATCGTAAAGAACGAGACCAGCCGCCTCAGCCGGCGGGGGTAGTCCTCGCCGGCCTCCCCGACAACGAACCGCATGACCGGGTAGTCGTAGAAGGCGTCGCAAAGAACATCCACGGCCTCGTCGAGGCGGTCTCGAGTCAGCTCTTTGATCGTAGGTGCCACGGCCAGGTAGTCCTCTCCTCTCTGGTGCCGCTAGAACCGGGAGCTGGTGAGCCGGTGCCCGTCCTCGGCCCAGGCCCGTTCGAATCGCTCGGCGACCACGGCCGCGTCCTCGGTCTTCTTCTGGGCTTCCAGTGCCTGGCGCAGGCCGAAGAGCGAGTAGCCGTTCTCGGGGTTCTTGCGCAAGTCGGCTGAATAGACGACCTCGGCTTCGTCCGGCCGATCGAGGTCCAGGAGCATCGCGCCCAAGAAGTGGCGAACCGGGAAGTACCAGTCCGGCGGCTCGTTGTAGAGAAGGCCGTCTTCGAGGCGCACCGCGCGCTCGAGCCGGGCGAGGCCCTCGAGGGCGCGCCCCTCCTTGGCGGCGATCTCACCGGCGACAATTTCGTCCGCTATGGTCAGAAGCTTGCGGGCGGTCCCGAAGCCGATGTAGTGGTCCTCGACGCCGACGGACCGCAGCATTTGTCTCAGCTGCCGGTGCTCCTTGCGCGCCTTTTTCAAGCGTCCCGTGTGCACGTAGGCCAGCCCCCGGCCGTAGTGCCAAATCCCGGTCATGAACCGGGATTCCACGTCGGGCTTGGGCTCGGCCAGCATCTCGTCCCACATGCCGAAGCGAACCATGGTGAACATGGGTTGGCTCAGAAAGACCTCGTACAGGCCCCAGGTGTTCTTGTCGCTCGAAAGATGAGGCGGGATCTTGTCCACGATCTTGCGCGACGCCTCGATCGCGGCTTCTTTGCGGCCCTGGACCATAGCCGACCAGGCCATGAAGTGAATGTTGTGCGGGTAGTAATTGAGCGGGTAGATGCCCTGAGCGCGGCACTGGGTGATGTAACCCTCATCCGCGGCCACGGCCTTGACGTTGGCTTCGTAGGAGTCGGCGAAGCGCCCGACTCGCATGTAGATGTGAGACGGCATGTGCACCATGTGGCCGGCCCCCGGCATCAAGCCGGCCAGCATGTCGGCGTGCTGCTCGCCACGCTCCGGATGTCGCGACTCGACAGTGTGGATGTAGTAGTGCAGGGCTCCCGCGTGCCGTGGCTCCCGATCCACGACTGACTGGAGCGTGTCGAGGATTTCGGTTGTGTTCTGCTTCGGGCTGCCGTCGAGGTTCCAGTAGTCCCAGGGACTGAGGTTCATGAGCGACGCGGCGTACAGGGTGGCCGCGTCGAGATCGTCGGGATAGCGTTCCACGATGTCGGCCATTGCGGCGGCATACGCCGCATCCAAACCCACGCGGTCGGCCTCCGGGTCGTCGCTATAGCGCTCGGCCATGGCTTCGATGTAGGCGCGCTCCCTGGCCGAGACCTTGTCCTTCAGGGCGACGGCTTGCTGGATGGCTGCGTAGGCCTGTGGCGCCACTTCGCTGAGCATCGGCAGGTTGAGGTTGGGTCCCAGGACCAGGGCCCAGCCCCAATAGGCCATGGCGTTGTCCGGGACGAGACGGGCGGCCTCCTTGAACGCGCGAAGAGCCTCGGAATGATTGAAGCCATAGGTCAGGCGCAGTCCCTGGTCGAAGAACTGCTGCGAGCGGGGTTCGCTCGTGGTGACCTCCATGTGGTGATCTCCCAGCCCCTCGAGCGTCGGCGCGATGGCCTCCGCCGCGCCCGCGGGGTCGGCTCCGAGCGCTCGGGGATCGTGGACTTGGGCACTTGCGGTTGCGCAAACGAGAGCGAGAAACAGCGCCACGAGCGCGATCATCGGGCGTCTTTCGACCGTCATCTCATACCTCCTTGGGTTCTGCGAGGTCAGATCGTACTCCAACTGGGTGGGTCGGCTGCTCGGGGGGGCTGGGGCAGCCACCTTTTTGGGTTGTTCAAATGGAGGCGCTCTCGCCCTATGATTAGCTGCATATATGCTGGAAGCCGTCGATCTGTCGCGCAGCCTCGACAAGAGCGCCTACCGGGAGCGCGTCAATCCGCTCCAGGACCGGCTCTGGGAGCTCCAACGCCTGTGCTGGAAGGCGTCGATTCCGGTGGTGATCGTATTCGAAGGTTGGGACGCGGCGGGCAAGGGGCGGTGCGTCGCCAAGTTGACCGGCAAGCTCGAGCCTCGCGGCTTCGAGGTTCATCACACCACGACCGAGCCGCGAACTCACGAGCGGGAAATGCCGTGGATGTGGCCGTTCTGGGTGGCCGCGCCGAGGCGCGGCAAGATCGCGATCTTCGATCGAAGCTGGAACCGTCGGGCCCTGGTCTATCGGTCGCGAAACCTGGATGATGAGATCGGGTGGAGAAGGTCACTGCGTGACATCGGTGACTTCGAGCGCTGGCTTGCCGACGACGGCTATGTGCTCGTCAAGTTCTTTCTCCACATCAGTCACGACGAACAGCTCAGGCGCTACGAGAAGTGGGAGCAGGATCCGGGGCTGAGCTGGAAGGCACTGGAAGGCGCCTGGCAGAAGCCCGAGCATTACGAGGAGCATCTGGCGGCGGTCGAGGAGCTACTGCAGCACACGGAAGCGGTGTGGAGTCCGTGGACGATCCTTTCGGCCACCGACTCGAGGTGGGCTCGCTTCAGGGTGATCGAAACTCTTGCCTCCAGGCTCGAAGCGGCCCTCGAAGAGCGCGGGTTGATGTCCGAGGACTTCGCCGACGACGAAGAGAGCCCGGAAGTCAACGGAGAGGTCGGGTAGCCCGGGTGCTCAATCAGGTCGACCTCAGCCTGTCTCTCGAGCCGGAGGAGTATGGCGAGCAGTTGCGCGAGTGCCAGCTCGAGCTTCTCCGGAGGTCTCGCGAGCTCTATTCGGCGCGCCGGTCCCTAATCATGGTTCTGGAGGGTTGGGATGCGGCCGGAAAGGGTGGCGCGATTCGGCGCTTGACCCAGAGCCTGGATCCCCGCAGCTATCAGGTGTTCTCGATCGCCGCTCCGACCGAGGAGGAGCTCGCGCACCAGTACCTCTGGCGCTTCTGGCAACGACTGCTGTCGCCGCGGGAGAAGCAGATCCTGATCTTCGATCGGAGTTGGTATGGCCGAGTTTTGGTGGAGCGCGTCGAAGGCCTCGCCGAGCCGGCCGAGTGGCAGCGCGCGTACCGAGAGATCAACGATTTCGAACGTCAGCTCATCGACTCACAGGCCTCGGTAGTAAAGCTCTGGTTCCACATCAGTCCGGAAGAGCAGGTGAAACGGTTCGAGCTGCGCAAGAAGACCCGCCACAAGAGCTGGAAGCTGACCGACGAAGACTGGCGCAATCGAGCGAAATGGGACCAGTACGAGAGGGCGGTGATCGACATGCTGCTCAAGACCAGCACGCAGCAGGCGCCCTGGACGGTCGTCGAAGGCAACGATAAGCGCTGGGCCCGGATCAAGACGCTCAGGACCGTCCTCGAAGCGCTGCCGAGCTCGGAGGACTGAGCCCCAAGGCGATTTCTGGCTCTGCTAGACTCCTGCCCCAGCAAAACGGAAGACGGGGCCGAGGCAGGCCGAGGAAGCCCCTCGGTGCGCTCACGACACTCGGTCGGAGCGGCCTCGGCGAGATCCGAACAGACAGACCAACTGGTGAGGGCCGGCCATGACCGACGCGACGGAGTCTGAGAAGAACGAGCCGAAAAGCGCCAAGTCAGCGGAGCCAGCTGGCGTCGAACCCAAGGGGTGGGTATACCGGGCGCTGGCCTGGGTCGAGCGGATTGGCAACAAGCTGCCCGACCCCGCGATGCTCTTTGTCATCGCCCTGGCTCTGGTATGGCTGGCCTCCTGGCTGCTCGCCGATTATCAGTTCACGGTTCCGGGCAGAGATGCCGCGCGAACCCTCGCGGTACAGAACCAGCTCACCGGCTCCTCGATGGCGGCATTTCTAGCGCAGATGGTCACCACCTTTACCGGCTTCGCGCCTCTAGGCGTGGTCCTGGTGGCCCTCCTCGGAGTCGGCGTCGCCGAGCACTCCGGCTTCATCAACGCCGGCTTGAAGGGGTTGATCGGTTTTACGCCGAAGTCTCTTCTCTCGCCGATGCTCCTCCTGGTCGCGATCGTCAGCCATACCGCGGCGGACGCCGGCTACGTGCTGGTGATACCTCTCGGCGGCGTGATCTTCTATGCCGCAGGGCGCCATCCGCTGGCCGGTATCGCGTGCGCTTTCGCCGGAGTCTCCGGCGGCTTCAGTGCGAACTTCATCCCATCGGGCATCGACCCGCTGCTTCAGGGGTTTACCCAGTCGGCGGCCCAGATCCTCGATCCCGCTCGCGAAGTGAATCCACTCTGTAACTGGGCGTTTACCAGCGCGTCGAGCATTCTGGTGATCCTGATCGGGTGGTACATCACCGACAAGATCATCGAACCGCGCCTGAAGGGGACCAAGCTCGATGGCGACGAGGTCGAGTTGACCCAGATGCACGACCTCGACGCGAAGGAAAAGAAGGGACTCTGGGCCGGCCTTGCGGCTATGGCTCTCGGGTTGGTCCTGCTGGTTTTCTGGGTATGGCCCGCCGACTCCCCGCTTCGTTCGAGCGATGGCTCGATCACCTCATTCAGCGCGCCGATCATGCAGTCGATCGTGCCGCTGATCTTCTTGCTGTTTCTGATTCCGGGCGCGGTCTACGGCTATGTCGCCGGAACGGTGAAAGACCATCGGGACCTGATCCAGGGCATGAGCAAGACCATGGCCACCATGGGTTACTACCTGACCATGATTTTCTTCTGTGCCCAGTTTACGGCCGCCTTCGGGCGTTCCAATCTCGGAGCGCTGCTGGCGGTCAAGGGCGCCGACTTCCTCAAAGCCCTGGGTCTGCCCGGTACGATCACCATTATCGGGATCATCCTGTTGAGCACAGTGGTCAACCTCTTGGTCGGCTCGGCTTCGGGCAAGTGGGCTCTGCTGGCACCGATCTTTGTTCCGATCCTGATGCAGGTCGGCTTGTCGCCCGAGCTCACCCAGGCCGCCTACCGAGTCGGAGACTCGACCACCAACATCATCACCCCATTGATGCCGTATTTTCCTCTGGTGGTCGCTTTTTGCCAGCGCTGGGTCAAGAAGACCGGCATCGGCACCGTGACATCGTTGATGCTGCCCTACTCGATAACCCTGCTGGTAACCTGGACCGTTTTTCTGGTCATCTACTGGATGATCGGCTTGCCGCTGGGCTTGCAAGCCAGCTACGTTTATCCCTGATTCTGGAGGAGCTCATGGACTCGCAGCCGTTTGTGGAACAGCTCAAGACGACCAAGGAACACTTCGGTGCCATCCAGGACCACACGGCTCATCACCGGGGCGTCTTGACGGTGCACTCGCGACTCTGTGGCCACACTCCGGCGATGCCCTATATGGACATGTAACGGCGGAAAGCTCGTCGAGGGCTCAGCCGAGGAAGCGGCCGTGCTTCTTGCGCTGGGCTTTCATGACTTTCAGTTCCTGGTCGCCGGAGATGACGACACGCGGGTCGGGCTCGAAACCGAGCTTGCGACTGCGCCCCCGGTAGGAATTGAGCTTCAGGATCAGCTTGAGCGTCTCACGTCGGGCGAGGTGCTTGTCGTCCGAGCGCACGATCCACCAGGGTGACTCGGGAGTGTGGGTCTTTTGCAGAAGCCGATACTTCTTCTCGGTGAACTCGTCCCACAGAGCCTGGGCCTGCAGGTCGACCTCGCTCAGCTTCCACTGTCGCAGGGGGTCGTTCCGGCGGCGCTCGAAGCGGCGCTGTTGCTCGTCTTTCGACACCGAGAAGTAGAGCTTGATCAGGTGAGTCGTTCCGTCGGCCAAGATCCGTTCCTCGTAACCCACCACCCGACGCATGAACTCGCGATACTGGCGTGGCGTACAGAAGCCCATCACCGGCTCCACCATGGCTCGGTTGTACCAGCTGCGATCGAACAGCACGAGTTCTCCGGCGTGGGGGAAGTGCTCGATATAGCGCTTCATGTGAAGCTCGGTGCGTTGTTCCTCGGTGGGTTTCCCGAGTGCCACCACGCGGTAGTGTTTTTCGTTCAGATAGCGGACCACGCGCCGTATCGTGCCGCCCTTTCCCGAGGCGTCGCGACCGTCGAAGAGAATGATGATCTTCTTGCCGGTGACCTCCAGGTGCTGAAGTAGCTTGATCAACTCGGCTTGGTACGGCACCAGCTCTTCTTTGGTGAAGTGCCGCTCGAGCGCGCCCTGGATGACGCGTTTGCTCTCTTTTCTGGTGAGCTGCCGGCGCGCCGCTCGAGCGGCCTCGAGCGGCGCATCCGGGGGCAGGCTGTCGACGATTCGGGAGACGGCTTCGCGGATCCGGGAGGTGGAAGTGATCACCGGCTGAGTGGGGGCACCGCCGCCTTTTTCTCTCTTGCTTTCCCCCATCACTTTTTGCCTTTGTCGCCGCTTGAGTCCTTCACTATGGTAACCGGGATCGGCGAGAGTTGAGTGACCTTCTCGGCCTTGGAGCCCAGCAGGAGGTGCGGCAGTCCGGTTCGCCCACGGCTCCCCATAACGATCATCCGAGCGTTGGTGCGCTTGGCAATCTCCAGGATTCGGGTCACCGGGAGCCCTGACACCAGTCGGCAGTCCAGATCGTCGAGGATTGCGATATCGGGGCTTGTCTTTCGGACCTCGACCAGAAACTCGTTCATCATCTCGGCGGCCGCCTCCTTCATTCGCCGAAGGTACTTCTTTTTCTTCTTGTCCGGCTGGTGGTAGTAGCCCGGCGCCGAGCCGGGGTCGTGGACCACGTGAACCACCACGAGAGGCGCCCGGAAGCACTCCGCCGCGCGAGCGGCCCAGAGAAGCGCTTTGGCCGAATGGGCGGAAAAGTCGACGGCAACCAAGATCGGCTGGCTGGCTTCGGGTTTCTTCGATCCCATGCTTCCTCCGGAGGGTGAAGTCAGGAGAGCCGTGATGAGCTCCCGTCGGTCGGGTCGGCGAACAACGGCTCCTGGCGAGCTTGCCCTTTGCCGCCTCGCGCGTAAGGTGCGGTTTCCTCGACGACCAGCCGAGCGATCCTCTTGGCGAAGTAGTAGATTCGTCTCAGGGCCTCGACGAGCTCGGATTCGATCCTGAAAACCGCCAGACGGTCACCCTCGGTGGCCGTCAGGCGCGCGGCGAGATGGCCCTCGGCTTCGACGGCCATCCGGTTGATCTCGGCCTTGGCCTTGATCACCTGAAGCGCCACATCCTTGTCGTCCGCCGCGATCGCTTCGGTCGCGCGCTCTCCGGTCCAGGTCACCTTGAGATGGAGCTCACGCAAGATCTCGCGGGTCGATGGGCTCACACTGAGCCCTTGTTCTATGCGGCTCCGCCCGGCTTCGACGAGATTGGTCTCGATCATGTCGCCGATGTTCTCGAAGTAGTTGGAGCCCGACAAATACTCTGAGAGGCGGTGCGACTGGGTCTCGGTCAGGTTCTCGAGCGACAGTCTTCCCAGGTAGGTGACCAGCGCGCCGTGAAGCCGGTCGACGTCCTCGTCCATGTGCTCGAGGTCGCTCAGGTCTTCCTGAGTTCCGCTGAGCACCGGATCCATGGCGTCTCGGACCATGTTCCTGGCGGCCGCTCCCAGCCGGGCTATCTCCATCCGCACAACGTCGAGCGCCAGGGACGGGGCGTGGAGAAGGATGTCGTCCAGGTAACGGCGGTCGGGGGCCTCGTCAGCGTCGAGCCTTCTATCCGGGACGATCCACTCCATGAACCGCACGATCAAAGGCGTGAAGCCGATGAAGATCACGGTATTGGCGACATTGAACGCGGTATGAGAATTGGCGATCTGACGAGGGGTCTCCGCTCTGAGCTTGGCTAGTTCTTCCAAACCCTCTGTGGCCGGTGAGATCCAGCGAACGAACTCGGCGAGCTGATCGATCAGCCCGATCCAGATCAGCACTCCCACCGTCGCGAGGAGGACATGGACCAACGCCGCCCGAACTGCCTCCCGCGGCTTGCCGATTGCGGCCAGGGAGGCGGTGACGCAGGTGCCGATGTTGGCGCCGAGAACCAAAGCGATACCGGATTCGAGCGTGAGAAAGCCCTGGCTGGCGAGCACGATGATCACGCCGGTAGTGGCCGACGAGCTTTGAACCAGGGCCGTGAACCCGGCACCGAACAGCACGCCGATCACCGGGCTTTCGAGGTTGCGCATGAACTCGATGAAGGGCTCATAGGTTCGCAGTGGGTCCGTGGCGTTCTTCATCAGCTCCATGCCGAAGAAGATCAATCCCAGTCCCATGATCGTGCGGCCGTAGTGCTGCAGCTTCGTCTGTCTCGAGGCGAAGCTCATCAAGAAGCCGGCTGCCACGGGGACCAACGCGTAGTGGGTGATCTTGAAGGCAACGATCTGCGCGGTGACGGTGGTGCCGATCGCGGCGCCCAGGATGATGCCTATCGATTGCGACAGCGAGAGCAGGCCGGCCGAGATGAAGCCCACGACCAACACGGTCGTCACCGAAGACGATTGAATCGTCGCGGTGACGATCGCCCCGGTGAGAACGCTCTTGAGACGGTTGGTCGTCATGCGGGCGAGGAAAGACTTCATCCTGTCGCCCGCCAGCAGCTTGAGCGCGCTGGTCATCTTCTCCATGCCGTAGAGAAACAGCGCGAGTCCCCCGGCAAGCCCCATCAGGATGGCGCCGATTCCTAGATCACCCATGGTCGGCCCGATTGTATCGGGCGAACCAGTGATCCACCTGGTGGAACCGCCGCGTATCAAGTCTGAGACCTCGAGCCGGATCGTCGCCTCGGAAAGCTCTCATGACCCTGCGCCAGATCTGTTCGAACTTCGCCTACCTTCCGACCATCAGCAGGCCCGGGGCCGAGGCCGTGTCGTGGACCGGGGAGTCGGGCTATTTCCAGGAGCTCTGGCAGCGGCGGCCGCTGGCCGAAAGTTGGGGCTTCGAGCCGGATCCGG
Encoded proteins:
- a CDS encoding Na/Pi cotransporter family protein yields the protein MGDLGIGAILMGLAGGLALFLYGMEKMTSALKLLAGDRMKSFLARMTTNRLKSVLTGAIVTATIQSSSVTTVLVVGFISAGLLSLSQSIGIILGAAIGTTVTAQIVAFKITHYALVPVAAGFLMSFASRQTKLQHYGRTIMGLGLIFFGMELMKNATDPLRTYEPFIEFMRNLESPVIGVLFGAGFTALVQSSSATTGVIIVLASQGFLTLESGIALVLGANIGTCVTASLAAIGKPREAVRAALVHVLLATVGVLIWIGLIDQLAEFVRWISPATEGLEELAKLRAETPRQIANSHTAFNVANTVIFIGFTPLIVRFMEWIVPDRRLDADEAPDRRYLDDILLHAPSLALDVVRMEIARLGAAARNMVRDAMDPVLSGTQEDLSDLEHMDEDVDRLHGALVTYLGRLSLENLTETQSHRLSEYLSGSNYFENIGDMIETNLVEAGRSRIEQGLSVSPSTREILRELHLKVTWTGERATEAIAADDKDVALQVIKAKAEINRMAVEAEGHLAARLTATEGDRLAVFRIESELVEALRRIYYFAKRIARLVVEETAPYARGGKGQARQEPLFADPTDGSSSRLS